A single Elephas maximus indicus isolate mEleMax1 chromosome 2, mEleMax1 primary haplotype, whole genome shotgun sequence DNA region contains:
- the LOC126070482 gene encoding olfactory receptor 2T1, whose protein sequence is MVESMEEYNTSSTDFTFTGLFTRKDTAGLLFAIITVILFTALMANGIMIFLIHTDSHLQTPMYFLLSHLSIIDMMYTSTIVPKMLVDYMLGQRTISFAGCTAQHFLYVTLVGAEFFLLGLMAYDRYVAICNPLRYPVLMSHKICWMIIAGSWFGGSLDGFLLTPITMSFPFCNSREINHFFCEAPAVLNLACADTALYETVMYVCCVLMLLIPFSVVIASYARILTTVHHMSSVEGRKKAFATCSSHITVVTLFYGAAMYTYMLPHSYHTPAQDKIFSVFYTILTPVLNPVIYSLRNKDVTGALRRALGKFTSSQRVSGDAF, encoded by the coding sequence ATGGTGGAATCCATGGAAGAGTATAACACATCCTCTACAGACTTTACCTTCACGGGGCTGTTCACCAGAAAGGATACTGCAGGACTTCTTTTTGCCATCATCACTGTTATCCTCTTCACTGCGCTGATGGCTAATGGGATCATGATCTTCCTGATCCACACTGACTCACATCTCcaaactcccatgtacttcttgCTCAGCCACCTCTCCATCATTGACATGATGTATACCTCTACCATTGTGCCCAAGATGCTGGTAGATTATATGCTGGGCCAAAGGACCATCTCCTTTGCGGGCTGCACAGCTCAGCACTTCCTTTATGTCACCTTGGTGGGAGCAGAATTCTTCCTGTTGGGcctcatggcctatgaccgctatgtggccatctgcaaccCTCTGAGATACCCTGTCCTCATGAGTCACAAGATCTGTTGGATGATCATAGCAGGATCCTGGTTTGGGGGGTCTTTGGATGGCTTCCTCCTAACCCCCATCACCATGAGCTTTCCCTTCTGCAACTCCCGGGAGAttaatcatttcttctgtgaggCGCCTGCCGTCCTGAACTTGGCATGTGCAGACACAGCCCTCTATGAGACAGTGATGTATGTGTGCTGTGTTTTGATGCTGCTGATTCCTTTCTCCGTGGTGATTGCCTCCTATGCCCGAATCCTGACCACAGTCCACCACATGAGCTCAGTGGAGGGGAGGAAGAAAGCATTTGCCACCTGCTCATCTCACATAACTGTGGTTACCTTGTTCTATGGGGCTGCCATGTACACATACATGCTGCCGCACTCTTACCACACGCCAGCTCAGGACAAAATTTTCTCCGTATTCTATACCATCCTCACACCCGTGCTAAACCCCGTCATCTACAGTCTGAGGAACAAAGACGTGACTGGTGCTCTGAGGCGGGCCTTGGGGAAGTTCACATCTTCACAAAGGGTGTCAGGGGATGCCTTTTGA